The Danio rerio strain Tuebingen ecotype United States chromosome 10, GRCz12tu, whole genome shotgun sequence genome contains a region encoding:
- the si:busm1-57f23.1 gene encoding uncharacterized protein LOC368621 precursor (The RefSeq protein has 1 substitution compared to this genomic sequence) — translation MDIYLLLLVSFLPLFYLSRADQPLEEAVVVARNVELLGGWTDANPDREDVQDAAKEAVEQFNSKPRAKKYFKLIKITSASTQVTNRINYKIEAIIGKTKCHKSEGVNIETCLMAKKQLTCKFEVTMDPMNDDHEVHKMICKRSA, via the exons ATGGACATCTACCTGCTTCTCTTGGTGTCTTTTCTCCCTTTGTTTCACTTGAGCAGAGCTGACCAGCCTCTGGAGGAGGCGGTAGTTGTAGCAA GAAATGTGGAGCTGCTTGGTGGATGGACTGATGCCAATCCGGACAGAGAAGATGTTCAAGACGCAGCGAAAGAAGCTGTAGAGCAATTTAACAGCAAGCCCAGAGCAAAGAAATACTTCAAACTCATTAAGATCACATCAGCTAGCACTCAG GTTACAAATAGGATAAACTACAAAATAGAGGCCATTATTGGAAAAACGAAATGCCACAAATCGGAAGGTGTAAACATTGAGACTTGTCTCATGGCAAAAAag cAACTGACATGCAAGTTTGAGGTCACCATGGACCCAATGAATGATGACCATGAGGTGCACAAAATGATCTGCAAAAGATCCGCTTGA